The Candidatus Planktophila sp. genome contains the following window.
AATCCAATCAAAAGTTGAGCATCTTTCAAGACTATTCGGGAAGTTGCAACAGCACGGATTAAGTCAAAAGGGATTCGAAACCATGAAAGTGAGGGTCGGCGAGAAATTTGGACTTTAGGAATGTGAGCCAAAGTAAATCCCGCTGAAGGAACGAGCTTATTTTCAAGACCAGCTTTTGTTCCGACAAAAACCATTACATCATCAGGGTGCGCCAATTTCCAGGCACGTGCAACTGCCAGAGCTGGTTCGATATGACCTGCAGTGCCACCTCCTGCTAGAACTACAGTAGCCATCTATGTTCACTCTTTCTTAAACTATCAATTATTTCAGGATCTCGTCGTGCCGCTCCAATCACAAAACCAATTCCCATATACGTTGCAACAAGTGCTGAACCGCCGTAAGAAACAAATGGCAACGTAACTCCAACCACTGGAAGAACACTTAATGTTGAACCGATATTAAGAATAACTTGTATTGCTATCCAGCATCCGATTCCAGAGCTTACATATCGAACCATAGAGTCCTTTGCCCTCAGTGCAATCCTGAAAATTGAAAAAAGTAGAATTGCAAGCAATGCAAGAGTGGTTAAAGTTCCAAATAAACCTAACTCCTCTCCAATTACTGAAAAAATGAAATCGGTATGGGCTTCAGCTAAATTTCCCCACTTCTGCCGACTTGCTCCGAGCCCTACGCCAAATAGACCGCCGCTGGCAAGTCCCAAGATGCTATGGGCTGGTTGCCATCCTGAGTTCTTGTACTGCTCTTCTGCAAAGGGGTTGAGCAAAACTGCAAAACGCTGCATGCGATAAGGCGCACTTACTATTAGTGCCGCTACGCCTGCAAAACCAAAACTAATGAGACCGGCAAAAATACCCAAGCGAACCCCTGAAACCCATAGCAATCCCGCCAAAATAAAGGCAAAAACGCAGGCGGTTCCAAGGTCGTTTCCTAGCAAAATTAAAATAATGCACAAGGCGAAGATTGGTGCAATTAACGTTATTACATTTGTTTGCACTCTTCCGGAATTTTCGCGCTTAGATAAAATGAAACCTGCCCACAGTATCATGAGAAATTTAGCGATCTCACTCGGCTGAACATCTACGAAACCTAGACTAATCCAATTGTGATTTCCGTTGACACTTTTACCAACAACTTGAACCGCTATTAACAGTAATACAGAAGTGATCGCACCGAAACGTGCTATCAATCTCCAGCGTGATAAAGGTAATCGCGATAATACCCATGCCATCGGTATTGAGACTAGAAGAAAAAATATTTGACGAATGACGATTGCATATGTCGAACCCTTGGCATCTAGTGAGTGAATAGAAGACGCTGAAAAAACCATAATCACACCTAATATGCTCAAGGCTAAGGTGCTGCCTATTAACATGTAGTACAGATTGATTGGTTTAGTAAAAACATTTTCATTCGCTTTATGCTTCATTGGAAACCAGTTTTCTTACCGCTGTAGCGAATCGATCTCCTCTATCAGCGTACGAAATAAATTGATCCATGGATGCACAAGCCGGTGCCAATAAAACCGTATCCCCAGATGCAGCAAATTTTTGCGCAGCCTTTACAACGCTCTCCATTAGTGAATTGGATAATTCACCCTTTGTGTGGTCTATATCAATTCTTACTATGGGTATCGCCGGCGCAATTTTCAATAAAGCCGACTCAATCAACTTCTGATCTTGACCTATCAAAATTACTGCTTTGATCCGATCCTTTGTCCGCTCGACCAGCCACTCCATGTCAGCGCCCTTTGCTAATCCACCAGCTATCCACACCACAGAAAGGTGCGACATAATTGAGGCCGAGGCGGCATGCGGATTAGTCGCTTTTGAATCATCTATCCATGAAACTCCATCTGAAATTAAAATTGATTCTATGCGGTGCCGGCCAGGATGAAAATCAATAAGCGCACTCTGAATATCTGCATATGAAACGTGCACACTTCGAGCCAAAGCTGCAGCGGCTAGTGCATTCAATACACTATGCGGCAAAGTCGGTTGAATCTCCTTTAATGCGGCAATCATTGAGGCTTCTTGCGGATCATTCACAAATGCACGATCAATTAGTAAATCTTCCACCACACCAAGTTCACCTGGTGCTGGCGTACCTAATGAGAAGAAACTCTTAGGACCATGAAAGCTGTTGGCACGAAGTACAATCTCTGAATCTTCGCCATTTAGAATTGCCTGTTCTGCACGATCTAGAATTGAAAACTTTGCATCACAATATTCCTCAAAACTACCATGCCAGTCTAAATGGTCCTCAGCAATATTTAAGATAGCCGCACAAACAAACCTCGCCTCTTTTATCCAATGCAGTTGAAAAGATGATAATTCAATAATTAAGTAATCAAATGCGTCGCTATGTGTCACGGCTTCAATGACCGTATTGCCTACGTTACCGCATGCAATGGCGTTTAGACCTGCGCGCTGGAGCATCGCAGCGGTCATTTCGACCGTTGTGGTCTTTCCATTGGTACCAGTCAACGCCAACCATTTTTGGTTTGGACAAATCTCCTGAGCAATCCTCCATGCGATATCAATTTCATTGTGAATTTCAATCCCGGTTGCAATAGCTTCAAGAATTATCGGGTGATCGCGTTGCCAACCCGGTGAAATAACCACCGCTGAATAATCAGATAGCTTAACGCTCTTCGGATTCATAACCGAAAAAACACTGTGTACATTTGAATTCTCATCAACTAAATCGACGAGTGCTCCATATGCAATCAAAGTTTTTGCAACTGCATTGCCTGTAACTCCGGCTCCAAGAACTAAAACTCTCTTTGACCCTAAGTTAAGCAACATCGTATCTACTTTGCTACCCACTGGGCATAGAAGAGTCCTAGACCTAATGCAACGAATAGTCCAGCAATTATCCAAAATCTAATTACGATTGTGACTTCACCCCATCCTAAGAGTTCAAAGTGATGTTGCAAAGGAGCCATCTTAAATACACGTTTTCCGCCACTAATTTTGAAATAAAGGCGTTGAATAACCACAGACATCGTAATTATTACAAAAAGTCCACCGAGTGGAATCAGTAGAAGTTCTACGCGCAGCGTTGCAGCTAGTCCAGCCAATGCCCCGCCGAGAGCAAGTGAACCGGTATCGCCCATAAAAATCCTTGCAGGAGATGCATTCCACCATAGGAAACCAGTGCAAGAACCTGCAAATGCAGCGGCTAATACTGCTAAATCCAGTGGATCTCGAACTTGATAACACCCTGTTCCGACATTTATTGCGCAACCCTGTCCAAACTCCCACACACCTATCAAAATAAAGGCTAAAAATGTCATTACAGCTGCACCAGTTGCAAGACCATCTAAACCATCTGCAAGATTTACACCATTGCTCGCTGACATCACCATTATAACTACCCAAGCGACTGCAATTATTGGACCAAGATATAAAGAGGTTTCACGCACGCCAGAGAGGTAGTATGAAATTGGCGTAAGAGACGATGTGTCCGCAAAATTAATTCCAAGTCCACCGAAAATGGCAGCTATTGATGCCTGTCCGAAGAGTTTTTGTTTAGCCGTTAAACCTAAAGATTTTTGTCGAGAGACTTTAAGCCAATCATCAATAAAGCCGAGCACTCCCAATGCAATTACTAAGCCTAAGACTAGTACCGCAGAAATTGTGAGCGAGTTTTGTGTTAGAAGGTGCGCCGTTAAATATCCAACAAGAGCGGCAGCAATGAGGATTATGCCTCCCATAGTAGGGGTGCCGCGTTTTATATGGTGACTACTTGGTCCATCATCACGAATTATCTGCCCGTAACCGCGTATTGCAAGAATCTTTATTAACCCTCGAGTACCAAAAAGTGAAAACAAAAGCGCAACTGCGGCGGCAATTAGGATTTGTCTCACTTGTGGCTACTCACTTTTAGCATCCAGAGCTCACGTATTTCTTGGGCGAGAAGCTCAAAATGTTCAGCGCGTGAAGCTTTTACTAAAACTATGTCTCCCGGCGCAAAATAATTAACGAAATTAGTGGCCTCGGCAATATTTGCTACATGGTGGAATTGCATAGGACCGACTCCAGTTCCATACTCAGGGGCATTCACAATTACTAAATGGTCAATACCAATCTCAGATGCAAGAGTGCCAATGTCTCTGCTCGCAATCTCTCCTGACTCGCCGAGCTCATGCATTTTTCCTAAAAATCCCCAGGATTGACCCCCACGTTCTTGGGCAAAAAAAGCCAGAGATCGGAGCGCTGCCTCCATTGATGCTGGGTTGGCATTGTAAGCGTCATTGATTAGAAGTAACTCATCTAACTCAACCAACTCCATTCTCCACTTGCTATGTACTTCTGCTGTCGATAGAGAACTCGCAATAATTTCTAGAGGGAGTGAGAGTGCAGTGCCTACGGCAGCGGCAGCCAAGGCGTTTGAAACTTGGTGGGCACCGATTAACCGCATTCCTACTGCATCACGACCTGCCTTAGTCACAAGATCAAAGTGCGGTCTACCTTCGCGAATTTCTACATCTGCCGCACGAACATCGACGTCACTTCTCTCTCCAAAGGTAATGACAACGCCATCGTGTAGTGAAGCCATCGCTGGAGTAAATTCATCATAACATCCTAAAACTGCGATTCCTTTTTTGCCCAAAGCTTGAACAAGCTCACTCTTAGTTTCTGCGATTGCCAACTGTGAACCGAACTCACTAAAGTGAGCAGTTCCTACAACCAATACAACTCCTATATCTGGCCTAGCAATTTCACATAATCGCGTAATATCTCCTTTATGGCGCGCCCCCATCTCCAAAATACAGAAACGGGTTCGCTCGTCACACTCGAGAAGTGTTATAGGCAATCCTAAATTATTGTTAAATGAACTGAATGGAGCAACAGTTGGACCAACCGCAGCCAGCATATGAGCTAATAAATCCTTCGTACTAGTTTTACCTTGCGAGCCCGTAACTGCGATAACCGATAAGTTGCTCAATCGAGTACGTATAAAGGCGGCAAGTACAGCAGTTGCCAATATTACATCTTTAACTATTATGCAAGGGCCATCGATTAAGCGAGTAGTAAGTGAAAATACTGATCCAAGACGATACGCCTCTGCAACGAATTCATGGCCATCGATATTTTCACCTTTTAATGCAAGAAAAAAACTACCTGGTGTCGCCAATCTCGAATCAAACACAGGCGCTTTTGATATTAGTAAGTTAGAATCGCAATGAAGTTCTCCACCAACAAGTAGAGCAATCTCGCCGGCAGTTAAAGTAATCATCTCTTATCCTCAATCGCTCGGGCTAATTCGATGCGATCATCAAAGGCATGAATAACTCCATTTATCTCCTGCCCCATTTCATGGCCTTTGCCTAAGATAATCACAACATCACCAGTTTTGGCGTGATTGACGGCGGTTTTAATCGCTAATGTGCGATCACTGATTACTTGATTTGGCGCTAAAATCTCAATGTTTTCTGTCATTTGTTCCAGAATAACCTCAGGATCTTCACTTCGTGGGTTATCGCTAGTGAAAATTGCTACATCCGCACCATTTCGAAGTGCCATTCCCATTAAGGACCGCTTTGATCTATCCCTATCTCCACCACAGCCCAAAACCGCGATGACATTTCCATCTGAAATATCATGGGCGGTTTCTAGAACACGTGCAACAGCATCGGGAGAGTGTGCGTAATCAACCAGCGCAGTGAATTTTTGTCCTAGACGAACTGCCTCTAGTCGGCCTTTTGCTCCAGTTAGTATCGGAATTATTGCAGCCACGTCAATCGGATCGACTCCACTTTCAACAGCAATAGCTACAGCCATAAGCAGATTGTCATAATTGAATCCGCCGTAAAGGCAAGTTTTGCCTTCGATGAGAATTCCGCCGCTTCCCCTAATTGAAACTGAGGCACCAACATAGTCACGAGTAATTGATGTGTAATGCCAACTCGCCTTTGAATTAGAACGAGAAAGCGTTATTACGGGAAGTTGAGTTAAATCTGCCAGTCTCGCACCGTATTGGTCGTCAATATTAATGACAGCAAGGTCAGCAAACTCGAAGGTGAAGAGTTCGGCCTTGACTTTAAAATAACTCTCCATTGATTTATGAAAATCTAAGTGGTCTTGAGAAAGATTTGTGAATCCAACTACAGCGAAGTGACTTCCTCGAACTCTCTCCAAACTTATTGCGTGACTTGAAACTTCCATGATGATATTGTGCATATGACGTTCTCGCATAAGCGCACAGAGCGCCTGTAACTCTGAACTCTCTGGTGTCGTTCTTTTACTCAATAGCGCCTCGCTACCTATCCGAACCTCTACCGTACCAATGAGCCCGCTTTCTCGTCCTACTGCTTGCATAATCTGGTGCAGTAAAGTCGTTACTGTAGTTTTACCGTTCGTACCAGTAACTCCAATGCTATATAAATCTCGCATGGGTTCGCCATAGAACCAAGCACTTAAGACCCCTGCTGATCGACGCGGATTTGAACTAATTAAAACTGGCACTCCACTAATCTTTGATGCCCCTACAGCATCGCTAAGAACTGCCACAGCACCTTTGGCAATTGCATCGATTGCAAAGTCGGCGCCGTGATATTTTTCACCAGGCAACGCTACAAAGATGTCGCCTGCAACAATACTGCTACTAGCTTGTGATACTCCCGTTATTTCAACCGCGGATAATTCTCCTTGATTCAAAGTTGATGTTGCGCCAACTAAGGAGAGGATTGAAGCAAGATTTTTGTTGGAATTATTTAGAGGTCTTTGCATGTGTCACCTTCTTTGCCACTAAATCTCTTTCCGTGAGTGCCACCGGAATCACAGTTGTACCAGTTGGTGCAATGTGTCGACTCTGTAAAACAAAAGACATAACCTTTTTGAAAACTGGACCACCAAGCGCGCCGCCCCAATGCATTCCCTTAGGATCTTGAATCGTTACGCTGATTACGTAGGCAGGTTTATCTGCAGGTGCAAAGCCAATAAATGATGCGGTGTAGCCGCGATAACACCCACACGTGTCATCGATGCGCATTGCAGTTCCGGTTTTTCCAGCGACTCGATAGCCATTTATCGCCGCACTAGGCGCGGTTCCCGCAGATGAAACTACACTCTCCATCATTATTCGCATCGCCTTTGCGGTTTCAATACTAATAACTCGCTCACTCGTGCGACCTTGCGCAGGAGTGTAGTTTCCACTTGAATCACTCGTACCAGCAATTACAGTTGGAGAGACTCGTACACCGTTATTTGCAATCGTCGCAAAAATACTGGTGGCCTGCATCGACGTTAATGAGTATCCCTGGCCAAATGCAACCGTAGGAGCAGTTGTTCCTGACCAATCAGCTACTTCAGGCAGAATTCCTCGTGATTCACCCGGAAGCCCCGAACCAGTTTTCACACCAACGCCGAACTTCGAAAGATAATTAAAAAGTACTTGGTTAGGTAGGAGTTCTCCGATCTGGATTGTGCCTGTATTGCTTGAAACCGCTAAAACACCCGAAGAAGTCAGACGTTGAGTGGGATGTTTTTCATGATCATGAAAAACTCTATTAGAACGCTTCAGAGTGTAAGGAATCGTAAATACTGTTTCGGGAGTTATTTTTTTCTCCTCTAAGGCCGCGGCAACTGTCATAACTTTTCCTGTTGAGCCAGGTTCGTAAACATCTTGCACGGAAGGATTTCGCATCGCAACGAGGGAGACTTTAGATGTGTGATTTGGATTAAAGGTCGGAGCTGTAGCATGAGCTAAAATTTCACCTGTTGCAGGATCCAGAACAATGACGGTTCCACTTATGGCTCTTGATGATTTAACGGCATCAGAGATTGCCTTGGAAGCTACCCACTGAATATCACGGTCAATAGTCAAACGCACCGACGTTCCTGCTTGCGCTGGAATTATTTCAGACTGGGATCCCGGAATTTCAGCCCCATACCCATTGGCATAGGAGTATTTGCCGTCAACTCCTGAAATTATGGAGTTCATACTGGATTCAAGGCCAGTTGCTCCCACTCCACTGCGATTAACAAAGCCAACAAGAGATGCTATGAGTGAACCTGAGGGATATTCGCGAATATAGCTACTTTCTGGGAAAAAACCTATGATGCGCTGAGGACTCATCGCCGGAAATTTTTCATTATAATTTGCTATCTCTGAGCTCAATTTCTGCCAAGTTGCAGGTTTAGCATTTTGAAAGACCATGCTCCATTTACGCTCACCGGTAATGCTTGATTCAACTTCTGCAACCGTTAAACCTAAAATTGGTGCAACAAAACTTGCTACACGTGAAGGATTTGTGATCTGTGTTTGATCGACAACAATGCTTGTGGCTGCAACGCTTCTCGCAAAAGCAACTCCATGTACATCGGTTATTTCACCGCGAGGGGCAAGAAGCGAACGAGTATTTTCCATTTCATTAACTGCGCGCAATCGATAGTCCCCCGCCTGTAAGGCTTGGACTTGGACGAGGCGAGCTCCAAACAAGAGCATAAAGACAGTAATTACCAGCACTAAGAGTCGAATGCGGCCGTGCGCAAGGGCAAAATTACCCATTGCTCGCACTCTGCGATTCAATACTTTCTGCATCTAAGTTTAAAAATACTGGAGATTCGGAAGGTTTCATTCCAAGTGCGACAGCGGAACGGGCAAGTGCTTCTGGGGATGATTGAGCATCTATTTGACGTGCAATCGCCTCGCGCTGATCACTGACCATCTTTACTTCCAGTTTAAGGTGCGTTAGTGCAAAAGCATCTTGTGCCAAAAGAGTATTTACAGTAAGGAGTAGAAGTAAGCCAGTGGCCCCTATAGCAGAAACAAAAATTGCAAAGTATTTTCTTTTTGCCTGTGCATCGGGAGAAATATCTGGAACAAGCTTTAAGGCTACCTTCGTCGACTTTTGTGCAAACCTTTCCCGTGAACGAGTAACTGCCGTTGCCGTCAATGCCATTATGCGGCCACTCTTTCAATAGCGCGCAGACGAACTGATGCCGAACGTGAATTTCCCTCGAGTTCTTGGACATCAGATGTTTCGCTTCCGCGAAAGACAAGCGAAAACTTAGCTGCTAATTCAGGTAACTCGAATGGAAGTTCGCGAGGTGTTCCAGATGTTGTCGAGCCAATAAAAAGATCTTTTACAATTCGATCTTCAAGAGATTGAAAGGACATAACCACAAGTCGTCCTCCAACGCGTAGCAATTTAAGTGCTTCTGGCAGAGCTCGAGTTATCGCACCAAGCTCATCGTTCGTTTCTATGCGAAGGGCTTGAAATGTTCGCTTGGCTGGATTGCCACCGGTACGACGAGTGGCAGCAGGTATAGCATTCTTGACCAATGTAGCAAGCTGGGCAGTTGAATTAAGAGGTTCTTTTGCACGTGCCTTTACAATCGATTCAACAACGCGAGTGGCATATTTCTCTTCACCGTAAGAACGCAAAATTCGAACTAATTGACCTGGTTCATACGTATTGATGATTTCGGCGGCAGTTAGACTTTGGCTCTGATCCATCCGCATATCAAGTGGAGCATCATGTGAGTATGAAAAGCCACGATTTGTTTCATCAAGCTGCATGGATGAAACACCAAGATCAAAAAGTGCACCAGCAATGTGTGTATAGCCAAATGATTCTACAACACTGCCAATTGCATCAAAACTGGTATGAAAAGTAAGTAGACGATCAGAGTATGCCGCCAAACTCTGAGTTGCTCTAGCCAATGCATCTTGATCGCGATCGATACCAATAACAGTTAGTGTTGGAAACTTTTCTAGCAAGGCTTCTGTGTGTCCTCCAAGGCCTAATGTCGCATCAACAATTACTGGATGCTCTGTTGCCTTAATTGCAGGCTCGAGGAGTTCAATGCATCTATCTCGCATTACAGATATGTGTGCGTTTTTATCAATCATTACTCCCCCTTTACTTGATATTTAATATCTACTTACATTCTCTGTTTTCAACTCTCATCTCTGGTCACCGCCGGCCGACGGATCTATTTAGTAGCGGCGCCGGGGAAGGGGCGCCGATACGTTCGAAAGGTCGGCGGTGGCCACAAATGAGAGTTCGTTAGAACAAACCTGGAAAGACCTCCTCAGAAACATCTGCAAAGCTCTTTTCGCGATCTGCTAAATACTCATTCCACGATGTTGAATCCCAAATTTCAACACGTGTGTTTGCACCAATGACTACGCAATCCTTTTCAAGTCCGGCATATGTACGAAGATTTTGCGGAATTGTTATGCGACCTTGTCGATCTGGAATCTCATCGTGCGCGCCGGCAAACATCACTCGGCTGTAATCGCGAGCTGCTTTAGCTGTGACCGGTGCTTGTTTCAACGTCTGTGTTATAACTTCAAATTCACTCGACGGAAAAACATAGAGACAACGCTCTTGACCTTTAGTAATGACTAAACCAGAAGCCAACTCTTCTCGAAATTTCGCGGGAAGAATGAGTCGGCCTTTTTCATCAAGACGTGGTTCATGGGTACCAAGAAACATGTGTACCCCTTCCCCAAGGTCGCTCGCCGTATGAAACTTCGGCTTAGTTCCCCACTTTACTCCATTTTCCTCCTTTTTACACCACTTTGAGCCAAATATTAACTGTTTTCATCCACATCGCCCCACCTTTCAGGCATTAAAAATGGCCCCCCTTTAAAGGGAGGCCATCTCATCAAAGCGAGAGATTATTGATTATTACGCTCATCCCAACGCTCTTCAAGGCGTGAGCCGAGACCAGTTTTTTTGCGAGCGCCTTTTATGCGAGGGCTGCGTGTTCCCACAGAGGAGACAATCGCAATTACTCCAGTAAGTGCGATGAGAAAGCCAAGAACCCCAACGGGTGTCGTTTTAGCTACTAAGCCAGCAAAGAGTGTGACGGTTCCACTGAGAATGAGAGCTGCACCAATTAGAGTTCGCGTGCGGCGCGGCGGCCGAGCTTCACCAGATAAGGCTGAAAATAGGCGTGGATCCTCGGTTAAGAGCGCAGCCTCCATCTCCTGGAGCATTCGCTTCTCATGATCAGATAGTGGCATATGGCCATAATAGAGAATTTTTCCCAGTGGTGCTACTTATTCACTCTCTGTTGACGCTGGTTTAATTAATCGAGCTGGACGCACGCTCCCTGCGCCAAATCGAGCCCTTGCACGGTCAATAGCACCATCGGCCTGGCGCCAACCACTCTCCCGCGCTCCTAATACCAACTGCTCAGGAGCGCGCCCGCTTAAATTCTCAAGGCTAACTCCGACTAATCGAAGGCGAGCCCGGTCGATTTTGAGTGCTTCATAGAGGGCCTTAACAACCTCATAAATCTCATGTGTTCCATTTATCGGTAATGCAAGAGTTTTCGATCTATTAATAGTTGAAAAATCGGCAAAGCGTACTTTTATTGAAATAGTTTTAGTAAAGAGCTCTTTATCTCGAAGCTTCGCCGATGCACGTTCGGTTAAACGCAAAAATTCAGTCAAAATTTCAGCAGGGCTATCTAAATCGCGGGCAAAAGTTTCGGCCGCGCTAATGCTCTTTTCAGCATCGTGGGGAGTCACATCGCGATAGTCACGACCCCAGGCAAGCTCATAGAGCGATGCCCCACTGGCCTGTCCCAATGCACGAATCAAAGTGGCGCGTGGCAAGTTCGCGATATCTTCAATAGTTCGTAGACCTAAACGCTCTAGAGTTTGCGCTGTTTTTTCTCCTACTCCCCACATCGCTTGAATCGGTAATGGATGTAAGAAAGTCAGAATGCGATCAGCTGTAATCTCAAGCACTCCATTGGGTTTGCAGTTCTGCGATGCAAGTTTTGCAATGAACTTTGATGGCGCAATTCCAACTGAACATGTTATTCCCTCTTGCGCCTCTACCTTTGCTCGTATCAATGTTGCAATTTCGCGCGGTGAGCCAATTAAGCGTTCTACCCCGCTCACATCTAAGAAAGCTTCATCAAGGGAGATGGGTTCGACCCATGGAGTAAAACTTTCGAAGATGTTCA
Protein-coding sequences here:
- a CDS encoding DUF3040 domain-containing protein, which gives rise to MPLSDHEKRMLQEMEAALLTEDPRLFSALSGEARPPRRTRTLIGAALILSGTVTLFAGLVAKTTPVGVLGFLIALTGVIAIVSSVGTRSPRIKGARKKTGLGSRLEERWDERNNQ
- the dinB gene encoding DNA polymerase IV, with the protein product MSSASILHVDMDAFFASVAERDNPELKGKAVVIGMGARGVVSAANYEARKFGIHAAMPVGRARRLAPHAIFLPVDMKRYQEVSSHVMNIFESFTPWVEPISLDEAFLDVSGVERLIGSPREIATLIRAKVEAQEGITCSVGIAPSKFIAKLASQNCKPNGVLEITADRILTFLHPLPIQAMWGVGEKTAQTLERLGLRTIEDIANLPRATLIRALGQASGASLYELAWGRDYRDVTPHDAEKSISAAETFARDLDSPAEILTEFLRLTERASAKLRDKELFTKTISIKVRFADFSTINRSKTLALPINGTHEIYEVVKALYEALKIDRARLRLVGVSLENLSGRAPEQLVLGARESGWRQADGAIDRARARFGAGSVRPARLIKPASTESE